The Leptotrichia sp. OH3620_COT-345 genome includes the window AACTTTGAAATAGAAAGTGATAAGCATGAAGTTTTACTGAAAAGAAAGGATGGACCTTCAGCAATTTCTGAAGAAAAATATAGGGAGGGGGTAGAAGAAACGATAAAAAATATATCAAAAAGACCAATAAATAAGAAAGTACAATTTGGAGAAGCAACATTATTAATACCTGAAAATACAATAATAAATTCTAAACAAAGAAATATAGTAGATATGAAAACGGGTTATGGTATCCCTATAATTTTTAGTGAAACTGAAAGATGTTCAAATGTTTTTTATTGTAAACAAATAAAAAAAGAACAGTATTATAAAATATTGTATGATGAAAAGGACTTTGAAATATCAAAAATATCTGAAAAAATAATAAAAGCCAATGGATTTACAAAGACGTGTAATTAAAATTATAATAAAAGACTCCATATTCAAATTGAAAAAATATCTGTTTGTTTTAGTATTTTCTATATTGATAGAATAATAAAGAAACCTCGGTATTCAAAATTTTCCGAATAAATATTTATGAGAGATAAAAAATTTTGTAGTCGATAGCAGGAAGGTGAGGGCGGCAATGAGCCCTCACAAAAAAACTACACAATAATTCTTGAATAAAAATAAAAAAATCGATATAATAAATCAAAAGATAAGGAGAAAAAAAGGACTTTTAACACTAAGTACAGCCGTATTGGCTGAAAATAATATAATAGAATTTAAGGCGGGATTATCTCCTGCTTCAAAATTTGATGTGACACCTTCAAAGGAAACTAAATTTTCTTATGAATTAGGAACTGAATACAGATATCTTGTAACTGAAAATACCGAATTAGGTGTCGGTCTTACATATCAGAATCATGGAAAATTAAAGAAATTTATTGATGTGGAAGACACCAATTTAAGAGTTGAAGTGTCCGATACTGAACTTTATGATTCATTACCTCTTTATGCAACCGTAAAGTATAATTTCAGGAATAATTCCGACATAGTTCCGTATATAAAAGCCGACTTGGGATATTCATTTAATATAAACGGTAATAATCAAAGCAGATATAAAACATACAGTAAAATAACAGGAGCTGTAGTGGATGAAGGTAAATTAAAAGACTTAAAAGCTCAAAACGGAATGTACTGTTCATTAGGAACAGGACTGGTATATAAAGGATTTACCGCAGGACTGTCCTATCAGGTAAATACAGCCAAAATAGAAGGTATAAGATATGACGGTGTAAAAGATAAAGGAAGTGCAAACTTCAGAAGATTCACATTAAGCTTCGGCTATCAATTCAGATTTTAAATTAAAGGAGAGAAGAATAAAGTATGAAGAAAATATTGCTTTTGTTAAGTTTAATAATAACGGTAAACAGTATTACATATTCAGAGGGAAGAATACTTAAAAATGAACTTCCTAAAAATCAGAAAGAATTTTTTGAAGGAGACAGGCTGATAGATTTACAGGAAGAGATAAAAGAAAGTACGGAAAATATAGACACGGAAGGGTTGCCCAAGTTTCTGGTAAAGACAATAATCTTAAAAACTCCGACAAACCATATAAAACCTCTTGTAAATCCTGAAAAGATAAACAGAATAATAAATGAATACAGAAATACGGAAATAAATATAATAGACTTAAAAACATTGGTAAAAAGACTAAATGAAGTATATACTGAAAAAGGATATATAACAACAAGGGTATACCTTGAGCCTGACCAGAACATACAGGGAGGAGTAATAAAACTTGTAGTATTGGAAGGAAAAATAGAAGAAATAGTCCTTGATAAAGATACAAAAAAAGATAGAAGAAAAGTATTTTTTGCTTTTACAAATGAAAAAGGAAAAGTTTTTAATATATCCCATATAGATAACGGGATAGATAACCTTAACAGAGTGGAGTCAAACAGTTCAAAAATAAATATAGTACCCGGAATAAAACAGGGCTATTCCAAAATAGTAATAGAATCAAAAAAAGAAAAGCCTGTAAGACTGGTATTAAATTACGAAGACACTCAAAAAGA containing:
- a CDS encoding outer membrane beta-barrel protein, which gives rise to MNKNKKIDIINQKIRRKKGLLTLSTAVLAENNIIEFKAGLSPASKFDVTPSKETKFSYELGTEYRYLVTENTELGVGLTYQNHGKLKKFIDVEDTNLRVEVSDTELYDSLPLYATVKYNFRNNSDIVPYIKADLGYSFNINGNNQSRYKTYSKITGAVVDEGKLKDLKAQNGMYCSLGTGLVYKGFTAGLSYQVNTAKIEGIRYDGVKDKGSANFRRFTLSFGYQFRF
- a CDS encoding ShlB/FhaC/HecB family hemolysin secretion/activation protein; translation: MKKILLLLSLIITVNSITYSEGRILKNELPKNQKEFFEGDRLIDLQEEIKESTENIDTEGLPKFLVKTIILKTPTNHIKPLVNPEKINRIINEYRNTEINIIDLKTLVKRLNEVYTEKGYITTRVYLEPDQNIQGGVIKLVVLEGKIEEIVLDKDTKKDRRKVFFAFTNEKGKVFNISHIDNGIDNLNRVESNSSKINIVPGIKQGYSKIVIESKKEKPVRLVLNYEDTQKDKQKYKTTIEYDNLSGINDNIYLSYRGDTGKLTKNKKNKDDYSESYSFGYSFPFKSWNFSLSYSNTKDKSLILGSASNYILQSESGQYGFNTTKLLYRNANMKLNLTMGLDIKRERTYIAAQRLETQDRNITVGSIGINGMFKLFKGIMSYGLLYTKGIKGFRSNEDNAFNAGTLPTESVEPSDNRYEFGKVKHKAGIELYTSKQ